The Lutzomyia longipalpis isolate SR_M1_2022 chromosome 2, ASM2433408v1 DNA window TTCCTTCCACAGAGTAGGGCGAAGCTTATTATGAGTCCTTTGCGAGTACTCAAAGgctctgaaaattttaaagaaaattaaaaataattaaaatttattttttttaattgcttatgaaatttttaaaattatccttctggaaaaaataaaaatgttgtttaagaaattttacaataatttctCGACAGTAGGATATAATTTGATATCGAATATTATTGCGTTTGTGGTCTAGAGACATTTGTGTTTACATATATTGCCTACAGAGATCGATAACcagcaattttaaaatttattcaaaaaatcagTGAATTAGTAAATTAGTAAATTGAATTAGTAGATAttcaatacaaattaaatgcacaaattaaataaattaaattggcgggttaatttaaattaaccaATTAGATTACAGAGTTaagtattaattaaataaaattattatttaaaattagatttcaataccctaaaataaatatatatttatgcaaatataagaatcataaaaatgataaaaataatatcttTTCTTGTATGCAAAATAAACGATTTAAACTGTTTATATTCTCAATATTCTCTCATCGCAGTTTTTTCTTACTTCACATTATGTTTATTGAGAATCTTACTCAGATTCTTCTTGAAAAGCGTgcataaaaaatcaagatgTTGCATACAGGCAATACACAATACTATTCATATGTAtgtttatttatatacaataCTTTGACCTTgcataaatgcattttcctcTTTAAAACTCGTTTTAAAAACGTGACTTGTTAAATAAAGCAAATTGAATCGCCATGATCAGCTGCAATTGATCAAATTGGCGATCACATTCATAAATTGTCTtgaaggaaatgaaaattcagccCAGCAACGagttttaccaaaaaaaaaagtaaaactgTTTTGATAAGAataacaaaatgcaaaaacacCTGACTTAACTAGAGATATGGAATGAAAGGTCCTTACTGAAATCTTCCCATGAAAGTGGAGTCGCATCGGAAATTTTGCCACTTGAATTCTGAAGGCGTGCAAATTCCTCTTTGAATGCTTCATCCACGTAATCTTTCTGCTTTCCTTGGAAGCCTCGGAAGAATTTTAGGGAATCTTCCGCCGCTTCGACTTTATTCTTCATCAAGAGGTATTGTGGTGTTTCTGGAAGGAGCCCAAATACAACAACAAATATGCCAAGAAACCCGAGAACAATATACGGGTATTCGGTGAAGTGAACAAAAGTTCCAACGATGTACCCAATGAGGATGCCAAGGTTAACGAGATTGCCCACAAAGAAGCCCAGAACGCCGCGTATTCTGAAAGTGAATGAAAAGTATTGACATTACTCAGCATCGTGAGTGGTTTGTTTGGCGTCAATCAATGGGGCACTATCAATTGGCAATACTTTTTCTATCTTACCTATTTTCAGAGATTTCCGATACGTAGATTGGTAAGACACAAAAAAGAGCACCACCAGCGATTCCGCTCAAGAATCGCGATACATACAGATAGATAACATTTTGTGCGAACATGATAAGGAGGAATGCTATAATGTGGGGTATTGTGCCAATATATAGGGCCCACTTCCTTCCTATTTTGTCTGCGAGCCATCCAAAAATTAGGGTTCCCACTGAGCCACCAATATAGAGGAGGGAACTAATCCAAGAGGCTTCTTCTGTTGTTATTGACCCACTTGATAGTGGGCTATTATTGCCCAGAAGATGAGGAAGGGTCGGTGAAACCCATCCTACTGCCAAACCATAAACTAATGATGCGATATtagctaaaaaataaataaaaagttcatCACTCGCATTGAAAGCTCATGaagcttttttcttataattccaaaataaaaacttaccGCAAATTGCTGCAAAGAATTGATTAACTAAAGCTCCCATAGTTCAGTCTTAATTCTAATATAAATCCTACTAAAAGTTTATGGCACTCCTTCACTGGTGAATGGCAAATATCAACTGACCAGACCATCTACCTCAACAGCACACAGAGTCTTCCTGATATACAAAACCCACTTCGCAGAGAAAAAGAGTGTTGGTTGATTGTCAGTGTCGTTGAAACAATCCCCCACGAGATAAAGGTAAGCATATGGAcaattacttttttctttaatatacgCGTTTATTATATAGGTAAAGCATACAAATGTAAAGTAAATAGTAAAAGCACACAAGTggtaaattgagataaattccAGTTGGAAAACACCTTTTCTGTACACAACCACGGATTGATGAGACATATCATTTTGTATGTTAACTTCTTATCATCGCACTGTAGGATTCTCCGTAGAATCTTCCTCTTGGGATGATTGGGCACTTTTTCCCTCGAGCACACGTACAATCTCTTCGGCATTCTTCCCCTTAGTCTCTGGCACACTGGTCAGAACGAAGATTAACTCGAAGAAGCACCAAACAGCAAAAGTCCACATGCACGTATACATCCCAAAAGCATCAATGAATGCCACCAAGTACTGCACAAAGAGGAATGAATGCAGAAGTGACGCGAAGAGAAAGATCGTGGCCACTGAACTCCGAATCTTGGCGGGTACAATTTCTGCCACAATAAAAAATGGCACATTCATAATCCCCAGAGCTGCTATAAATACAGCTCCAGAGCAGGAGATAAGAGGAATCCATCCGAAGGCAGACAGGTCCACAGATAAGGTTTGCAAGTAGAAGTGAACACCGAGTACAAAGAGACAAATCCCCGTACCAACGGATGAGACAATCAGAAGGATTCTTCGGCCCGCACGATCCATCAGCATCAATGAAACATACAGTCCAATCAGTTGGATGACCCCAACGACAATTGCTGACGTATTGGGGGATAAGTCAGTTCCTGCTTCCTCAAAAATAGTCGATGTATAGTTGAGGAGGGGAAAAATGCCACAACAATTTCTTCCTGCTATTAAAACGAAGCTAATTAGCAGCGCTTTTCTTGTTGATTTTGGTTCTGTGAAAAACATAcgagataataaaatttagacaTAAAATTTACTACGTTTTCTAGGGAAGATTGTGGAGGTAGTTGGtatacattttatataaaatattacagaAAATTATCATGGATGAGATATCCAATCTACGtactttaatcattttaattcccATTATGGAAAAGTAAGAGAGTGCTCTCGTGATAAAATAACGTAGGGCCATTTTAGCGAATAGGAGtgattctttgattttttaatgtaaataatatagagtttttgaaacatttgataAACTTCTTCACACTCATCcctatttaaaatgtaattgacaatttataggaaattatttaaatctgataataaaaagaagcttaaatcaatttaatttccttaaagCACATTCAcgtatttttttccatatcctctcacattttccttaatctcCAAtccttttaatgaattttctctctcacagaaCACTTCGTATAAAGTAAATTCTCCCGCTTGGCTGTGTCGGAGAATTGAATGAAAACTCTTAAAAAGCTATTAGTCTTATTTTTTATGACCCCAACTACCTGAGGTAATTGCAGGTACTTGAAACATGAAGGGGGTACTCGAAGAAATTCATTGTGAAGCCACCTTGTATGTTTTAACATTGTCcgcaataaattacaaatattgGGCGAATCCCTGCTTGTTGATTAATTGAgctgaatttcattaaacacCCGTGTTCTCTTGTTTTAGTATAATAATTGTGTCCCAGCACCCATTTATAGGtgattaattataaattacgAGAAAGTTTAAAATGTATCATTTTCACCTGTTTCACCCTCGATAGAGTTCAAATTTGTATGCTCTTATCACAGGGGGACCTATGCtttgttcaatttattattaattacaaattttcgATCAATGTGCaccaaatgaaaaataaaactaaatctatttattttgtgattaataCTCATATTCAATTTAGGTGCATTTTGGGATTCATTTACTACctactaattaattaaattaaattaaatgaatttattttaattataaaaaaaaaactcactgaAATCCTCGGTGGAAATTGATGTGGACTTTTTAGATGATCTAGGGGAGCTTTGAAGCTTTTCCAGGTCTTGCCGCACATTTTCTGGTATGGTGTCTATTGGATCACTAAAAACACCCCTGAAGAACCTCAGGGACTTTTCTGCTTCCTTAATTTTCCCACCGAGCAGGAGGAATTGGGGTGTTTCAGGAAATAATGGAAAAGTGACGACAAAGACGCAAATGAATGCAAGAACGACGTAGGGAGATATAACAAAGTTTATACAGCCGCCTATTATGAATCCCAAGAGGATCCCAATGCACACACTGAAGGCAAAGTAGGACCCAAGAGATCCTCTTATtctgaaagaagaaaaatataaaacaaagaaTCCCCTTAGTGGCGAATGAACGACGGAAGGATGTTTGCATCCTTAATGGAGATAAACATACGAGTCCTCTGCTATTTCAGACACATAAATTGGGGTCACGACGAAACTTGCTCCTGCTGCTAAGCCACTTAGAATTCGCGACACATAGAGGTGTGTTAGTCCAGTGGAGAAAGCAATGAGCAGGTGAGCTGGGATTTGAAGGAGGGTGCCAAGGAAGAGTGACCACTTTCGCCCAATTCTGTCTGCCAACCATCCAAAAATTAACGTTCCCACCATCCCACCAATGTATAGCATTGAACTGAAGAGCGCCGCATCTGCCTTTGTAATCTGTCCAACCGCCAGTGGGCTCTCGTCTGAGAGTAGGAGCAAAATTACAGGAGATGCCCATCCCACGTTGATTCCATACACAATTGATGAAATATTCACTGCAATTCACACGTTAAATTCTCAACGACAATTCCACGGAgaacaatgaattttctcaccgCAAATTGCTCCCAAATACTGTATAGCCTTTCCACTGATTCTTATTGAAATGTTCATTATTGTCAACTGTGAACTATGCGAACGTTCAATTGGAAATGAacaatgaaaatgcttttggaaatattttaacactTTCTGTGGGGATTTAAAGGGAATAAAAAGTCGTCATTGAGAGGTAAAAggtgcaaaaattattatctcaTGAAGAAATGGTGAagctaaatttatttattcagtttgtgatttaaattcttttcattcgtTTAATTTGAAATGGATAATGGAAATGATATAACTAgttctttttaacatttaacttttcttctctttaaaaaatccaagatTTGTGTTCGGAATTAAACaagataatttattcaatatacatattttggtATAATATATATTGGTTTTTGACCTTCAAGCAAAATCGAGCCGCAACGCAATTTAAAGTCTTATTCTTAAAACCACAAAAACTTAATTTCCTATTCAAATTTACTCGAAATAATTTCTCTCCTATATTAGGCTTATTGGCATatgtttcatttaattacaaattattcttttaacatttttttcatctcactgTCTCTATTTCTAACCTTACTTCTGACCGgctttcctttttcttcaattttctagGCAATTCTTCTTTCTTCCTTTGATCTTACATGTAATACAGAATTTCCTTACTCTACTGATCATTCTCCATATTACTTTCTCTACACCTTCaatataaatcaataaattacaagAATAAATGGATAGCACAAGATACTTcaactttttgaataaattatcttCCATAATAATATTATATCTATACTATATCTAACCTGTCTGAAGTATTCGTTAATAGATacatattcaaaaatttaaactaaaactatcttgaacaaaatttttttttaatctaaaatataacatcaattaaataaaatatctcaaattttgaatttgaagtACTTAATTCATCTGTAACATATAGCTgtacttttcaattaaatccgtgctgaatatttttattcagattcCAGCATAGAAAACTTTCCTAAGAAAAAGTTGTGCAAGGTAATTTCCTATATAGTAGGGTAAAAAGCTTCAATGGGTGTATAAATTGTCGTAAGAGGACGTCTAAATTGGACATAAATGAATTATATACTCTTCCACAAATTGCGTACAACGTAATAATATATCAAGGAAGTTTTTCTCCCATGTCGCAATTTTTGTTGGATTTTAAATAGTGTCAACAGGAGTCAACTGATGATGCACTATTGTTCAGAAAACTTTGTACATTTGAATTGTTAAATGAAACCTAAATGTTccttattaaaattcattgccTTTGGGAAATTTCAAACTATTCAATTGCATTCGAAATATTTCCCTTCATTCACTCCACGAATTTGTAGAGCttttccaaatgaattttcccggTAGCATGAATGCAATTTCTCGCGTGGTAGGGCATCAATTTATTCTGCagttaaataaaacaattcagCAAGTAAAGGGACAAAAATATATGGCGGTATTCtgagataaatataaagatcaaaataaagaaaaaaaccaagatttggtattctactttaaaattccaagaaattttcaggataatcttggaaattcaaaatatttcaagatttggtattctaagatagagatttacggtcgaaccctaacctaaaaatcttgtttcttcatacaacttccaagacttttagtattctgagatacgaatcaaaatcaaaaccaagatttacaaaatgagttgtcaaaagagacttggataaaaatattccaagactctgtattctacgatagagatttacggtcttattataacgtaaattgtcttggatttatgtgaaattccaagacggttttggggtcctttgaaaaattgattttcaaatgagGTAAAGGCAATGTAATTCGATATGGGAGATATGAAAACTCTTGGACAAATAAGGCatgcagatgcaaaatgaCGGGTTTTTGCCGGATTTGTGATCACTCCATCTTGCTAATGATAGAGTGACCTCCGGGTTGTACCAGGCTTATCAAATCCTGGACAAATAGGGGATGCTGgtgaaaaaatttttgtttttcactggtattgtggtcacttctcctttgtaatagtgaagtgacctccggattggggatctcatcccaggattgtcacatcctggacaatcctgaaatgctggtgcaaaattgtgggtttttcgccggaattatggtcacttctcctttgtaatgataaagtgacctccggattgggtaTCTCATTccaggattgtcacatcctggacaatcctgaaatgctggtgcaaaattgtgggtttttcgccggaattgtggtcactcctgataggtaatgatggagtgacctccagattcatgatctcatcccaggattatcaagtcctggacaattaggggatgctggtgcaaaattgtgggtttttcgcccgatttatggtcacttcccattagtaatgttggagtgaacactactctggcgaaaaaaccacaattttgcaccagcaatCCCTAATTGTTCAGGGCTTGATAATTCTGGAATGAAATCCCtagtccggaggtcactttatcattaccaatgagaaatgaccacaattccggcgaaaaaaaacatttttgcaccagcatcccaggattgtccaggatgtgaaaatccggggatgagatccccaatccggaggtcactttatcattatcaatgagaagtgactacaattccggcgaaaaacaaacatttttgtaccAGCATTCCAGGATtttccaggatgtgacaatccggggatgagatccccaatccggaagtcactccatcaatagcaagaagaaGTGACCATGATTcctatgaaaaattcaaaatttttcagtagcattcccccccccccccccccagttaccaccaaattatcataatatggatgtttaaatttcgttcaattgtcatccaagagcgaacgagaaagcgcaatagaaaaatttaatgcgttagaaagagatatcgctaaagttttcttggcgcgaagctgaaaccaagaaactgacaagtaggataacgcaaattttgattttactttcctggataattcgtcgtaaagtagaataccgacagtcttggtctttattttgatttttatcttgatcttgaaaggtgtctctatcctagaataccacccATAAATTGCACTTTCTTGGAAGTAATTAATTGGGTCGACAGGAGTCATTAATCAAGAATCCCATTAGGTTCTCAGCAGTTGATGCCTCATCATGAGTTGCACCGCAGTAAGGAAGTATTCAATTTGCGGAATCGCAGCTATGTTCCTTCTTTTTGTCTACTACGTGTGACAAATTGTACAAAGATACCTCAATTTTTCACTTCCCCAATAATAAATAGCAAAATGAGGAATGCGTCTTTAAAGCTCGTCAAAATTGAATTCCAATGTCGTATACCGTCAAGAAATGCTGGAAAACCAcattggaattttaattaacgaCACCAAGAAGTCAATGAGGAAAAAAGCTCCGAAAAAAGCTTAAAGGTGGTTGAATGAACTGGAAGgactttcaattaaataccCATGAAAGTgaattcttcacaaaattcctcaagattcacccacaaaaaattaatcaatgaaCGTGGAGCAAGCAAACTCTTTCAGTTTTATTACCACCGTAAGCTCCGGGAGTAAAAAATACCAAAGAACATGTATTATTCTCTCAGTTTGTGTATCACTTAATGAGCATTAGTACAAAATAATTGTATCTGCTGCAAGTTCATGGAGAGACAAAcattaatgaagaaaagaaatgaaactttttctcAAGGAATGTAAGAATTTTGTTAGGGATACAGCAAAAACATTCTCGACTGCGAGTTGTATTAAATGAAGGTAATTTTAATGtgtagaaattaaaaagaaaatcttgcttttatttttcttgctttgATTTAGGGGGAGTGGTTCAAATTTAAgcttcttaagttttttaaaatatttttttttgtgagaaattattcaattaactttgaaaaaaattcttctataaggtatttttctttgtaaaagttattttcccatttattCCGATTGcggataatttaaaaaagtctATAGGTAATTGAAAgcttcaaagctttttttgaaatacaaaaataaacaaaaatttattcaacagTCTGAATTGGTGGTTTCTTAACAAGATTCTTAACAATATCATCAACACTTCTTCCTTTGGTTTCGGGCACGTAGAAAAAGACAAATAGCGCTTCAATTATAGTCCACGTGGCAAAAGCAAACATACAACTATGCAGCCCAAATTGCTGGATGAGTGGCAGGAAGAACTGCAGCATAAGAATCGATTGAATGCGCGTTATTAAGTAGATGAGCAGTACTACTGTTCCTCTGAGCTTTGTTGGTACAATCTCCGTCATGATAATTGTGGGCGTATGAATGAGACCCATGGAGAAGATGGCAACCCCTGAAAAGGCTAAAAGAGGAAGCCAGGAAGACAATGAAGAAACATCCAACCCGGAACTTTGGGCATAAAAATACGTTGCGATGGGTATGTAGCTGATGAAAACTCCCATAAGGGAACCAGTTAGCTGAAGTCTTCGTCCAAATCTATCAATGTAGAGGGACATTGTGAAGAAGCTGATGAGTTGAACGATGGCAAAGATGATAGTTCCTAAATTGGGATTCATTTCCATTCCGGTTTCTTGGAAGATCAGCCCATTGAAGTTGAGTATTGTTCCAATGCCCGATGCTTGACGTCCTGTGAAGATCACAACGCAGATCACGAGAGCTTTTATCGTTGATGGATTTtctaaacaattaaaataaaataattttgaaaaatttatattaaataataaatcataaattctctttagaaagaaattcattttattggtATGATACGCATGTCAGCAAAATGCAGACACTGACTACACCTCACAATTATGATTCCAATTTGCTCAAGaatataatttcttaataaGTAAAACTTTATAGAGAAACAAATCTAAAACAAATTCCACTAGAGAACTCAAGTTTTCAACTCATTAGAAAGTTTCTTCATTTGCTGATAGGGAATTTTCTATTATGGTTAATTAATGGTTGATATTACTAGTAAATAGATAAGATAATTTCTTGACatatttgttcattttttttcgcaaactATCTGAACTATTTTCCTGAAACTTTTCTATGAGAATGTAAATTGATGATAAGATGAGCTCCGTGCGTAATGTTTAGGCACAACATTTGCACTAAAGCCACTAAAGCTCTCTTTAACTATAATCAGAGACTCAAGAAAGCTTTAGAGCTTGGAAGAAGAACTGAAAActtaaaacgaaaaaaatttgaatattttgagagTATATAATGTttattcgttatttttttccaaataacttttttttacatgtcTGTCagagctttaaaagctttgaGAGCTTTATCAATCAACTTAAACTTTAcatagaaaagaatttcacaTGTTATTTCAgagaaagtgaaagaaaagaataaaacaataacAACATCAATAATCCAATTTACTAAATTCGCAATAGtttaaaagagcttttcaCACTCTGTAACTACTTTCTATTAAAAGTCTCGATTCAAACTTAATAAGTAAAAAGGGAAACTTACTGAAATCCTTGAGCGTCACAACttcttttgtgctttttgtgGAATCAACAATTGATTCACGAAGACGATTGAATTCCTCagagattttctcttttggcaCTGATTGGCGAAAAAAGTTAAGTGATTGTTGCGCTTCGGGAATTTTCTTGTGCAACATAAGGAACTGAGGGGACTCTGGAAAGAATAtgaaaagtaaagaaattcCAGATAGGAGTATATGAACGTATGGAACACTGTAGAAGGGCAAATAAGCTCCCAAAATTGCCCCCATCAACAAGGCAAAGCAATCAACAATGCCAAGAATTGATCCCAGAATTCCTCTTATACTAGAAAATTAGAGAGAAATTGGTTGTTTATGGGATGCCAAATGGGATCGCATTGCATCAAGATGTGGGTGTTACCAATCTTCCGAGATTTCACACACATACGCTGGAATTATCTGTAGTGCACCACCAGCTACACCGCTGAGGAATCGCGAAACGTGCAGGTAGTTCACATCGCGCGCAAAAATTATGCACAGAGCTGCTGCAACTTCGGGAACAACTGCTAAGAGTATCGATCGCTTCTGGCCTAAACTCTTCGACATGTAGCCATAAAGCACAGTACCCAGAAGGCCACCAAAGTAGAGAATTGAGCTGAGAAGGGATGCATCGAGAACAGATATTGTGCCACTGGGCAAAGGACTATTGTCGGAGAGAAGATCAGGAAGAGCTGGAGATGGCCATATAGCCACCATTGAGTACACCATTGTGTGGAAATTAACTAGAAAAGCACAGAGAAATTGGAGTACCCTCCCACTGAACTTGACTTTCCACTCCATTTCGCCTCCTCGAACGCACTGAACAACCTGAATGGGGGAAAAGTGCTTTTATCACTGAATTGtgggaatatttatttttgactaatctttggtaaaaaaaaatatctcagcAGTTTGTTGCCATTCTGTTGAGTTCTACGCGACGAGACGAACTGATTAATGtgcacaaagaaaaataaaaatattatcacAGCCAACACTGTGCTCAAGATATTCCAGACacacaatttaattacatCTTGATGGTAGTTTTCTTTCTACTGTCCGATCAATTTATGgctaaaaaggtttttttttaattttctctaattcGGTGAATGGtaatctttttaataaatttttctattgtatggtgtaaaaaaaaacatgtcaGAATGAATCCTCGTGcagaatttaataataattaaattatattaatctagcattattcaaaattgattctcaAAAAATAGGTAAATAACAAACTTTTATCTGGAATATCTTGAAGTTCGAAAAC harbors:
- the LOC129791095 gene encoding facilitated trehalose transporter Tret1-like; its protein translation is MNISIRISGKAIQYLGAICVNISSIVYGINVGWASPVILLLLSDESPLAVGQITKADAALFSSMLYIGGMVGTLIFGWLADRIGRKWSLFLGTLLQIPAHLLIAFSTGLTHLYVSRILSGLAAGASFVVTPIYVSEIAEDSIRGSLGSYFAFSVCIGILLGFIIGGCINFVISPYVVLAFICVFVVTFPLFPETPQFLLLGGKIKEAEKSLRFFRGVFSDPIDTIPENVRQDLEKLQSSPRSSKKSTSISTEDFKPKSTRKALLISFVLIAGRNCCGIFPLLNYTSTIFEEAGTDLSPNTSAIVVGVIQLIGLYVSLMLMDRAGRRILLIVSSVGTGICLFVLGVHFYLQTLSVDLSAFGWIPLISCSGAVFIAALGIMNVPFFIVAEIVPAKIRSSVATIFLFASLLHSFLFVQYLVAFIDAFGMYTCMWTFAVWCFFELIFVLTSVPETKGKNAEEIVRVLEGKSAQSSQEEDSTENPTVR
- the LOC129791096 gene encoding facilitated trehalose transporter Tret1-like isoform X2; amino-acid sequence: MCVKSRKIESPQFLMLHKKIPEAQQSLNFFRQSVPKEKISEEFNRLRESIVDSTKSTKEVVTLKDFKNPSTIKALVICVVIFTGRQASGIGTILNFNGLIFQETGMEMNPNLGTIIFAIVQLISFFTMSLYIDRFGRRLQLTGSLMGVFISYIPIATYFYAQSSGLDVSSLSSWLPLLAFSGVAIFSMGLIHTPTIIMTEIVPTKLRGTVVLLIYLITRIQSILMLQFFLPLIQQFGLHSCMFAFATWTIIEALFVFFYVPETKGRSVDDIVKNLVKKPPIQTVE
- the LOC129791096 gene encoding facilitated trehalose transporter Tret1-like isoform X1, whose product is MEWKVKFSGRVLQFLCAFLVNFHTMVYSMVAIWPSPALPDLLSDNSPLPSGTISVLDASLLSSILYFGGLLGTVLYGYMSKSLGQKRSILLAVVPEVAAALCIIFARDVNYLHVSRFLSGVAGGALQIIPAYVCEISEDCIRGILGSILGIVDCFALLMGAILGAYLPFYSVPYVHILLSGISLLFIFFPESPQFLMLHKKIPEAQQSLNFFRQSVPKEKISEEFNRLRESIVDSTKSTKEVVTLKDFKNPSTIKALVICVVIFTGRQASGIGTILNFNGLIFQETGMEMNPNLGTIIFAIVQLISFFTMSLYIDRFGRRLQLTGSLMGVFISYIPIATYFYAQSSGLDVSSLSSWLPLLAFSGVAIFSMGLIHTPTIIMTEIVPTKLRGTVVLLIYLITRIQSILMLQFFLPLIQQFGLHSCMFAFATWTIIEALFVFFYVPETKGRSVDDIVKNLVKKPPIQTVE